A DNA window from Anaerocolumna sp. AGMB13020 contains the following coding sequences:
- a CDS encoding YggT family protein, whose translation MFFVVLQVILLLYMISSWFSGGEKFKNLLSLLIEPILTPVRFLLKYSIFGNPAADLSPLISFVLIMFLQDLFVRLLNGS comes from the coding sequence ATGTTTTTTGTAGTATTGCAGGTAATACTGCTATTATATATGATATCCTCCTGGTTTTCTGGGGGTGAAAAATTCAAAAATCTTCTATCCTTATTAATTGAACCGATTTTAACACCGGTACGTTTTTTGCTGAAATATTCGATTTTCGGCAATCCTGCCGCTGATTTATCGCCTTTGATCAGTTTTGTGTTAATCATGTTTCTACAGGATTTATTTGTAAGATTATTAAACGGGAGTTAA
- a CDS encoding methylglyoxal synthase, with protein sequence MNIGMIAHDAKKKLMQNFCIAYRGILNKHELYATGTTGRLIEEVTNLNIHKYLAGHLGGEQQMGAQIEHNQMDLVIFLRDPLSPKSHEPDVNTVVRLCDTHNIPLATNLASAELMIKALDRGDLDWREILRS encoded by the coding sequence ATGAATATTGGTATGATAGCACATGATGCAAAGAAAAAATTAATGCAGAATTTTTGTATCGCATATCGAGGCATATTAAATAAGCATGAGCTTTATGCAACCGGAACCACCGGTAGATTAATCGAGGAAGTAACAAACTTAAATATCCATAAATATCTGGCAGGTCACTTAGGTGGTGAGCAGCAGATGGGTGCTCAGATTGAGCATAATCAGATGGATTTAGTGATTTTTTTAAGAGATCCCCTTTCACCCAAATCCCATGAACCAGATGTTAATACAGTAGTAAGGCTTTGTGATACACATAATATCCCCTTGGCTACCAATTTAGCATCAGCCGAATTAATGATAAAGGCTCTTGACAGAGGTGACCTTGACTGGCGTGAAATATTACGCTCTTGA
- a CDS encoding D-alanyl-D-alanine carboxypeptidase family protein has product MKYYALDMKADKTMKKKLFCIVVSVSLLTGCSSNENLALPFSDTADTNQVYTNYTDELSSDQSDFFASELVVIPDELNHMSDSAITAESSLIVNDTDNDVIFANNVYERLYPASLTKLITALVVLEQGNLEDTVTVSYNASHITESGAKLCGLKEGDTIKLKDLLYAFLIYSGNDAGIAIAEHIGGTVGEFAKMMNKAAKDAGAVHSNFVNPHGLHDDNHYTTAYDLYLIFHQLVKYEEFLSIIKTTEYTVTYEDASKESVTKTFLTTNRYLKGTENAPEGITVLGGKTGTTSKAGNCLILYSQDKDNKDYISLILKADNGNSLFTQMTDLLKMIK; this is encoded by the coding sequence GTGAAATATTACGCTCTTGATATGAAAGCTGATAAGACAATGAAGAAAAAACTGTTTTGTATTGTAGTGTCTGTTTCACTGCTCACCGGGTGCAGCAGTAACGAAAATCTTGCGTTGCCCTTTTCAGATACTGCTGACACGAATCAGGTGTATACTAATTATACCGATGAGTTAAGCAGTGATCAATCTGATTTTTTTGCATCTGAGCTTGTAGTAATACCGGACGAACTAAATCACATGTCGGATTCTGCTATAACGGCAGAATCTTCTTTAATTGTCAATGATACGGATAATGATGTGATTTTTGCCAATAATGTATATGAAAGATTATATCCAGCCAGTCTTACGAAATTGATAACTGCACTGGTGGTACTGGAACAAGGTAATCTGGAGGATACTGTAACAGTAAGTTATAATGCTTCTCACATAACGGAAAGCGGAGCTAAGTTATGTGGACTGAAAGAAGGCGATACCATTAAGTTAAAGGACCTTCTTTATGCATTTCTTATCTATTCCGGAAACGATGCAGGGATCGCTATAGCAGAGCATATAGGAGGTACGGTAGGTGAATTTGCAAAAATGATGAATAAGGCTGCCAAAGATGCAGGCGCGGTTCATTCAAACTTTGTGAATCCCCATGGATTACATGATGATAATCACTATACCACTGCATATGATTTGTATCTGATATTTCATCAGTTGGTGAAGTATGAGGAATTCCTTTCTATTATTAAAACTACGGAATATACTGTAACATATGAAGATGCTTCTAAGGAATCAGTAACTAAGACCTTTCTTACGACCAACCGTTATCTTAAGGGGACAGAGAATGCACCAGAGGGAATAACTGTACTAGGCGGTAAGACAGGAACAACCAGTAAGGCAGGTAACTGCCTCATTTTGTATAGCCAGGATAAAGATAATAAAGATTATATCTCCCTTATTTTAAAAGCAGATAACGGTAACAGTCTTTTCACACAAATGACAGATCTACTGAAAATGATTAAATGA
- the minE gene encoding cell division topological specificity factor MinE, with product MGLADFFKKKTSSGVAKDRLKLVLVSDRAGCSPELMEQIKNDIIAVISRYVEIDTEGLDIKITQTESEGNNGTVPALFANIPIRDMKSNK from the coding sequence ATGGGATTAGCTGATTTTTTCAAAAAAAAGACTTCAAGCGGTGTTGCGAAAGATCGTCTGAAGCTGGTGCTTGTCTCAGACAGGGCAGGATGTTCACCGGAATTAATGGAGCAGATAAAGAATGATATTATTGCCGTTATTTCCAGGTATGTAGAAATTGACACAGAAGGACTGGATATTAAGATTACCCAGACAGAGTCTGAAGGTAATAATGGGACTGTACCTGCGTTGTTTGCAAATATTCCTATAAGAGATATGAAGTCCAATAAATAA
- a CDS encoding FtsW/RodA/SpoVE family cell cycle protein has product MFPFKKYSISNYDFSIMTLVIILSGIGIYLVRIVDEGFFLKHVMGLCLGVFILVFVSLVDYHFISQFYIILYFINLILLVAVKLVGVEHYSARRWLDLKVFEFQPSELTKIILIIFMAKLLVIFKEKMNKFYVFLLLSALIGIPTFLILTQTNLSTSLVILFIFAIMIFAGGLSLKIILPILLVAIPVLIGTLWGIQNNYDIFFLTNYQQTRIEAFLNPEADKSSDTLYQQDNSVEVIGSGKLTGKLFTEGKDAIQSDTYVPVAESDFIFSVAGESLGFLGGCVIIVLLSIIIFKCLIIASHAPDRLGRMIATGISAMFVFQMFVNIGVATAVLPNTGIPLPFVSYGLSSMISSMISIGIIININLQRKYRRG; this is encoded by the coding sequence ATGTTTCCATTTAAAAAGTACAGTATAAGTAACTATGATTTCAGTATAATGACTTTGGTGATTATTCTAAGTGGTATTGGAATATACCTGGTTCGAATTGTCGATGAGGGCTTTTTCTTAAAGCATGTAATGGGTCTTTGTCTTGGTGTTTTCATACTGGTTTTTGTATCACTGGTGGACTATCATTTCATAAGTCAGTTCTATATTATACTATACTTTATAAATCTGATACTCCTGGTAGCTGTTAAGCTGGTAGGAGTAGAACATTACAGCGCAAGACGATGGCTTGATCTAAAAGTATTTGAATTTCAGCCATCGGAATTGACCAAGATCATACTTATCATTTTTATGGCAAAACTCTTAGTGATATTTAAAGAAAAGATGAATAAATTCTATGTATTCCTACTTTTGTCGGCACTGATAGGAATTCCAACTTTTCTTATCTTAACACAAACAAATTTATCTACGAGTCTTGTTATTCTGTTTATTTTTGCTATAATGATATTTGCAGGTGGATTAAGCCTTAAAATAATTCTGCCTATTCTTTTGGTTGCCATACCAGTTTTAATTGGTACTCTATGGGGAATACAGAATAATTATGATATCTTTTTCCTTACGAATTATCAGCAGACAAGAATAGAAGCATTCTTGAATCCTGAGGCTGATAAGTCCTCCGATACCCTCTATCAGCAGGATAATTCTGTTGAGGTCATCGGATCTGGTAAATTAACAGGAAAGCTTTTTACAGAAGGCAAAGATGCCATACAAAGCGATACTTACGTTCCGGTCGCTGAAAGTGATTTTATCTTTTCGGTAGCGGGAGAAAGTCTTGGATTTTTAGGCGGCTGTGTTATTATAGTGCTATTATCAATTATCATTTTTAAGTGTCTTATCATAGCAAGCCATGCTCCTGACAGATTGGGACGTATGATTGCTACCGGGATTTCTGCTATGTTTGTGTTTCAGATGTTTGTCAATATCGGTGTAGCGACAGCTGTACTTCCTAATACCGGTATCCCACTGCCTTTTGTCAGTTACGGACTCAGTTCCATGATAAGCAGCATGATATCCATCGGAATCATAATCAATATAAATTTACAGAGAAAATATAGAAGGGGGTAA
- a CDS encoding YggS family pyridoxal phosphate-dependent enzyme, producing MSSEAIKKNLEEVELRINAACTRAGRKRKDVTLIAVSKTKPVSDIEIAIKEGMGVFGENKVQELTEKYEVLSKDLQWHLIGHLQTNKVKYIVDKAALIHSVDTYKLAQQIQREAEKKGVICNILIEVNVAREESKYGVFEEDVLPLITEIAKLPNVRICGLMTIAPNVDEPEKNRKYFRKLRQLNVDIKMKNIDNVTMDVLSMGMTGDYEVAIEEGATMVRVGTGIFGERNYTSL from the coding sequence TTGAGTTCTGAAGCAATCAAAAAAAATCTTGAAGAAGTGGAATTAAGAATAAATGCTGCCTGTACCAGAGCAGGCAGGAAGCGGAAAGATGTAACATTAATTGCAGTCAGTAAGACAAAACCTGTTTCGGACATTGAAATAGCTATCAAGGAAGGAATGGGGGTATTTGGGGAAAACAAAGTACAAGAATTGACAGAAAAGTATGAAGTTCTATCGAAAGATTTACAATGGCATTTAATTGGCCACCTGCAGACAAATAAAGTCAAATATATTGTAGATAAAGCTGCGCTCATACATTCGGTTGATACCTATAAACTGGCTCAGCAGATTCAAAGAGAAGCAGAGAAAAAAGGTGTAATCTGTAACATTCTGATTGAGGTAAATGTTGCCAGAGAAGAGAGTAAATACGGTGTTTTTGAAGAGGATGTGTTGCCTTTGATTACAGAAATCGCCAAACTTCCGAATGTTCGGATTTGCGGTTTAATGACAATTGCCCCCAATGTGGATGAACCTGAAAAAAACAGAAAGTATTTTAGAAAATTGCGACAATTAAATGTTGACATAAAAATGAAAAACATTGATAATGTTACTATGGATGTGCTCTCAATGGGAATGACAGGGGATTACGAAGTCGCCATTGAAGAAGGAGCAACAATGGTCCGCGTAGGAACAGGTATTTTTGGGGAACGTAATTATACAAGCCTTTAG
- a CDS encoding YlmH family RNA-binding protein — protein sequence MNTDKEDNLLKKRLLELARTAYNKNINTYTDFLTLHDISIFHSIKPELPNVNHELFGGFETAERKILCFCGDSSVKAFSDYIACIKILPNNKKFSDEFSHRDFLGSIMNLGIERGKIGDILVKEKEGFVYCEARIGNFLADNLEKIKHTKVNCEVIYGDLPDFPPDFKEIKGSIASPRLDAVIALAFQSSRSGILSLIAGGKVYVDGRLIESNSYQLKVNETVSVRGYGKFIYKGLENQTKKGRYYVSLLKYI from the coding sequence ATGAACACGGATAAAGAAGATAATCTATTAAAGAAGCGGTTATTGGAGTTAGCAAGGACTGCTTATAACAAGAACATAAATACTTATACTGATTTTCTTACACTCCATGATATCAGTATTTTTCATAGTATAAAACCGGAATTACCAAATGTAAATCATGAGCTTTTCGGCGGGTTTGAAACTGCTGAAAGGAAAATTCTATGCTTTTGCGGAGATTCCTCCGTGAAAGCTTTTTCCGATTATATTGCATGTATAAAGATTCTTCCTAACAATAAGAAATTCAGTGATGAATTCAGTCACAGAGATTTTTTGGGTTCTATTATGAATCTGGGAATTGAGAGAGGCAAAATAGGAGATATTCTTGTTAAGGAAAAAGAAGGATTTGTATATTGTGAAGCAAGAATAGGAAATTTTCTGGCAGATAACTTAGAGAAAATAAAACATACAAAAGTTAACTGTGAAGTTATTTATGGGGACTTACCAGATTTTCCGCCGGATTTCAAAGAAATTAAGGGCAGCATAGCTTCGCCAAGACTGGATGCAGTTATAGCCCTTGCTTTTCAATCCTCCAGGAGCGGTATATTGTCATTGATAGCAGGAGGTAAGGTCTATGTTGATGGAAGGCTTATAGAAAGTAACAGCTATCAGCTAAAAGTAAATGAGACGGTATCCGTAAGGGGATATGGGAAATTTATTTATAAAGGCCTTGAGAATCAGACGAAAAAAGGACGGTATTATGTATCGTTATTAAAATACATTTAG
- a CDS encoding DivIVA domain-containing protein has translation MITPIELQSKTFKSGIGYDKKDVEGFLSELQKSYETMYKENMELNDRVNTLNEGINYYKSIEKTLQKALLLAEQAAEDTKEAARKQAKAIEDEANGKAQLIISESYKEVVMLKQQTIKLVQQYEAFKTQFKHLAAMQTELLESEAFKIHTDELDLSLENIGAVISNKQAAVTLEPGEQTDKEEKPNDAGVTAEELDAFEFFHSSEA, from the coding sequence ATGATAACGCCGATTGAACTGCAAAGTAAAACTTTTAAATCAGGTATTGGATATGACAAAAAGGATGTAGAAGGTTTTCTTTCTGAATTGCAGAAAAGTTATGAGACCATGTACAAAGAAAACATGGAGTTAAATGATAGGGTTAATACTTTAAATGAAGGTATTAATTATTATAAATCTATCGAAAAGACCCTTCAAAAAGCATTGTTGCTTGCAGAACAGGCAGCAGAGGATACAAAAGAAGCAGCCAGAAAACAGGCAAAAGCAATTGAAGATGAAGCGAACGGTAAGGCACAGCTGATTATATCAGAAAGTTATAAAGAAGTCGTGATGCTGAAACAACAGACAATAAAATTGGTGCAGCAATACGAGGCATTTAAAACACAATTTAAACATCTTGCAGCTATGCAGACAGAGCTGCTGGAAAGTGAAGCCTTTAAAATACATACGGACGAGCTTGATCTGTCCCTGGAAAATATCGGAGCAGTTATTTCTAATAAACAGGCTGCAGTAACCTTGGAGCCTGGAGAGCAGACCGATAAAGAGGAGAAACCCAATGATGCGGGTGTAACGGCGGAAGAGTTAGATGCATTTGAATTCTTTCACTCCTCAGAAGCATAA
- the minD gene encoding septum site-determining protein MinD, whose product MGEVIVITSGKGGVGKTTTTANVGTGLAKLDKKVILIDTDIGLRNLDVVMGLENRIVYNLVDVIEGNCRVKQALIKDKRYPNLYLLPSAQTRDKTAVTPEQMKKLADELRDEFDYIIMDCPAGIEQGFKNAIAGADRALVVTTPEVSAVRDADRIIGLLEANEMKQTHLIVNRLRPDMVKRGDMMSSEDVVEILAISLIGVVPDDENIVISTNQGEPLVGTSTLAGQAYMNICRRILGEEVPFLDLKGKQGLFNWLANLLKKN is encoded by the coding sequence ATGGGTGAAGTAATAGTAATAACATCCGGCAAGGGTGGAGTAGGTAAGACAACAACAACAGCCAATGTAGGAACAGGCCTTGCAAAGCTTGACAAGAAAGTAATTTTGATCGATACAGATATAGGTCTTAGAAATCTGGATGTAGTTATGGGCTTAGAGAACCGTATCGTTTATAACCTGGTGGATGTAATAGAGGGAAATTGCCGTGTGAAGCAGGCACTCATAAAAGATAAGAGATATCCTAATCTGTATCTGTTACCCTCAGCACAAACAAGAGATAAAACAGCAGTTACACCGGAACAGATGAAGAAACTTGCAGATGAACTGCGAGATGAATTTGATTACATAATAATGGACTGCCCCGCAGGTATCGAACAGGGATTTAAGAATGCAATTGCAGGCGCGGACAGAGCATTAGTGGTTACTACCCCTGAAGTCTCAGCTGTAAGGGATGCTGACCGTATTATCGGTCTCTTAGAGGCCAATGAAATGAAGCAGACACATTTAATTGTAAACCGCTTAAGACCGGATATGGTTAAGAGAGGGGATATGATGTCCAGTGAAGATGTTGTGGAAATACTTGCTATCAGCTTAATTGGTGTTGTACCCGATGATGAGAATATCGTTATCTCAACCAATCAGGGAGAACCTTTGGTTGGTACCAGTACATTAGCTGGACAGGCTTATATGAACATTTGCCGCAGAATTTTAGGGGAGGAAGTTCCATTCCTTGATTTAAAGGGAAAACAGGGACTGTTCAATTGGCTGGCTAACTTACTAAAGAAGAATTAG
- a CDS encoding cell division protein SepF, whose product MENIFKSILDSLKLTEDEYEDDDFDEKEYKRAERQEKKAVKNAYQPAYETEMSSQTVNNVLNEARKERQMKMERDKSGPSKVVPIRTSPKGFEVCIMKPGTFEDSQEICDMLLSGRAAVINLEGLDVDLAQRIMDFISGAVYSLNGKLHQISSFIFIISPESVDISGDYADILQNNGFEVPTLNKDF is encoded by the coding sequence ATGGAAAATATATTTAAAAGTATTTTGGATTCACTAAAGCTTACTGAAGATGAATATGAAGATGACGATTTTGATGAAAAAGAATATAAGCGTGCAGAGAGACAAGAAAAGAAAGCGGTAAAAAACGCCTATCAGCCTGCCTATGAAACAGAAATGTCTTCCCAAACGGTCAATAATGTATTAAATGAGGCAAGAAAAGAAAGGCAGATGAAGATGGAAAGGGACAAATCCGGGCCGAGCAAGGTAGTGCCAATCAGGACAAGCCCCAAGGGTTTTGAAGTTTGTATCATGAAACCTGGTACATTTGAAGACTCTCAGGAAATCTGCGATATGCTGTTATCAGGAAGAGCTGCTGTAATCAACCTGGAAGGTCTGGATGTTGATCTGGCTCAGCGTATTATGGATTTTATATCAGGCGCAGTGTATTCCTTAAATGGTAAATTGCATCAGATATCCAGTTTTATTTTTATCATATCACCGGAATCCGTTGATATATCCGGAGATTATGCAGATATACTACAGAATAATGGCTTTGAAGTGCCTACACTAAATAAGGATTTCTAA
- a CDS encoding HlyD family efflux transporter periplasmic adaptor subunit translates to MGSDKKVAKFRRARTINIGFITFFIIFVYVIVNIYMYFTTEHLTIYEVKEGSAADDFVLDGLIFRDEKIVSTDTAGYINYYHRDGERVAKNSVVYSVDEGNAYAEELAADNTSTSISSDDSLAIKSEITDFQKDYNSGDFTYVYQLKEELKNSSMQIYNDSMLTNLKTLMKDKTASLKVAKSDTSGVVCYYTDGYENLSADAATSATFDKSTYQKTQLRTNKLQDKGNAVYKIITNDNWSILYLLDEEQYNKIKDNEKVTIIFTSDGLKQTLPVKIFQKGNDYYAQVTLTRYMPRYINQRFISTEIVINSAEGLKIPITSIVEKKFYQVPLSYFRKGGDSNKEGLTRVVTSSSDGNEKTTHEFIATDIYYQDEKYAYVDTNLFGTRDMIIGEDEKDTFILDKTETFKGVFNVNKGYAVFRQIEILYQNEEYCIVKKNTVNGLSVYDHIALDSSTATEQALIY, encoded by the coding sequence TTGGGTTCTGATAAAAAAGTTGCAAAATTCAGAAGAGCCAGGACAATCAATATTGGATTCATAACATTTTTTATTATTTTTGTCTATGTGATTGTAAATATTTATATGTACTTCACAACGGAGCATTTAACCATATATGAAGTGAAGGAAGGTTCAGCTGCTGATGACTTTGTATTGGACGGGCTTATTTTTCGAGATGAGAAAATTGTAAGTACAGATACTGCCGGATATATAAATTATTATCATCGTGATGGAGAACGCGTTGCCAAGAATTCGGTGGTTTATTCCGTAGATGAAGGTAACGCCTATGCAGAAGAATTGGCTGCTGATAATACCAGTACTTCAATATCTTCCGATGATTCCCTGGCTATCAAAAGCGAAATCACAGATTTTCAGAAAGATTATAACAGCGGTGATTTTACATATGTATATCAACTAAAAGAAGAACTAAAGAATTCATCCATGCAGATATACAATGACAGTATGCTGACAAACTTAAAAACCTTAATGAAAGATAAGACTGCTTCCTTAAAAGTTGCAAAAAGTGATACAAGTGGAGTGGTATGTTATTATACGGACGGATATGAAAATCTGAGTGCGGATGCCGCTACTTCCGCCACTTTTGATAAAAGTACCTATCAGAAGACGCAGTTGCGAACCAACAAGCTGCAGGATAAGGGGAATGCGGTATATAAAATTATAACAAATGATAATTGGAGTATCCTGTATCTTCTTGATGAAGAACAATATAATAAAATAAAGGACAACGAAAAAGTTACAATAATCTTTACCTCGGACGGACTGAAACAAACTCTGCCGGTTAAGATATTTCAGAAAGGCAATGATTATTATGCACAAGTAACCTTAACACGCTATATGCCAAGATATATCAATCAGAGATTTATTTCTACGGAAATTGTTATAAATTCAGCAGAAGGGTTAAAGATACCCATTACTTCCATTGTTGAGAAGAAGTTCTATCAGGTTCCTCTTTCCTATTTTAGAAAAGGCGGGGATTCCAACAAAGAGGGTTTAACACGTGTTGTTACCTCTTCAAGTGATGGTAATGAAAAAACTACTCATGAATTTATCGCTACGGATATCTATTATCAGGATGAAAAATATGCCTATGTTGACACAAATCTTTTCGGAACAAGAGATATGATAATCGGGGAAGATGAAAAGGATACTTTTATCTTGGATAAGACGGAAACCTTTAAAGGAGTTTTTAATGTAAATAAAGGATATGCAGTTTTCCGCCAGATTGAAATACTTTATCAAAATGAAGAATACTGTATCGTTAAGAAAAATACAGTTAACGGATTATCCGTGTACGACCATATAGCTTTAGATAGCAGTACGGCAACAGAACAAGCCTTAATATATTAA
- a CDS encoding twitching motility protein PilT, producing MIQIIAGEKGKGKTKILIEKANLAARVAKGNVVYLDKNNKHMYELSNRIRLINVKDYCIENPSEFIGFLCGLVSQDHDLEAVFLDSFLTIAFVEGDLLTPTLKKIEKISKEYDVDFTLSISMAEHAFPELMRENIAVAL from the coding sequence ATGATACAGATAATAGCAGGCGAAAAAGGTAAAGGCAAGACCAAAATACTGATCGAAAAAGCTAATCTCGCAGCAAGAGTAGCAAAAGGCAATGTAGTTTATCTGGATAAGAACAATAAGCATATGTATGAGCTAAGCAACAGGATAAGGCTTATTAATGTGAAAGATTATTGTATTGAGAATCCCAGCGAATTTATTGGTTTCTTATGCGGTCTTGTATCACAGGATCATGATCTGGAAGCTGTTTTTCTGGATAGTTTTCTAACCATCGCCTTTGTTGAAGGTGATCTCTTAACTCCCACCTTAAAGAAAATCGAGAAAATTTCAAAAGAATATGATGTGGATTTTACCCTGAGCATTTCCATGGCAGAACATGCCTTTCCTGAATTAATGAGAGAAAATATAGCAGTAGCTTTATAA
- the aroB gene encoding 3-dehydroquinate synthase — protein sequence MQNSNRITIKKDNSPIYDIVLAEDYNPFLKELEALNLAGRKVCIVTDSNVSKLHLNNLLEIVKDYARIVETFTFPAGEDSKTLATVELLYEKLIQSNFDRNDMLFALGGGVVGDLTGYAAATYLRGIAFLQIPTTLLACVDSSIGGKTGVDFKAYKNMVGAFHQPRLVYINLAHLHTLDDRQFCNGMGEVIKHGLIKDIAYYEWLKSNREEILRREPQALKEMVLRSCEIKQRVVEIDPTEKGVRALLNFGHTLGHSIEKLMEFKLLHGECVSIGMVSAAYLSQIHGYLNKDDVTEITDTLSSFNLPVNISDTDIPSEEFVRVCFHDKKVDGNLIKFILLKEKGDAVIDTSVSREDILDAVNCFKKMKLLSEAICEN from the coding sequence ATGCAGAATTCCAATCGGATTACAATTAAAAAAGATAACTCACCCATTTATGATATTGTTCTTGCAGAAGATTATAACCCTTTTCTGAAAGAATTAGAAGCACTTAATCTGGCTGGCAGAAAGGTTTGTATTGTCACTGATTCCAATGTCAGTAAGCTTCACTTAAATAACCTGTTAGAAATCGTAAAAGACTATGCAAGAATTGTTGAAACCTTTACCTTTCCAGCGGGAGAAGACAGTAAAACACTGGCAACAGTAGAGCTTTTATATGAGAAATTAATACAATCCAATTTTGACAGAAATGACATGCTTTTTGCTTTAGGCGGCGGAGTGGTAGGTGATCTTACCGGATATGCAGCAGCAACCTATTTAAGAGGAATAGCCTTCTTACAAATACCTACGACCCTCTTAGCCTGTGTAGACAGCAGTATAGGCGGTAAAACAGGTGTTGATTTTAAGGCATATAAGAATATGGTAGGCGCTTTCCATCAGCCCAGACTGGTGTATATTAACCTTGCTCATCTTCATACCCTGGATGACAGACAATTCTGTAATGGAATGGGTGAAGTCATAAAGCATGGTCTGATAAAAGATATAGCATATTATGAATGGCTTAAGAGTAATAGAGAGGAAATCTTAAGGAGAGAACCCCAGGCCTTAAAAGAAATGGTACTGCGTTCCTGTGAAATAAAACAAAGGGTAGTCGAGATTGATCCTACAGAAAAGGGTGTCAGAGCTTTATTGAATTTTGGTCATACGCTGGGGCATTCCATCGAAAAATTAATGGAGTTTAAGTTATTACATGGAGAATGTGTATCCATTGGCATGGTCTCGGCGGCTTACCTTTCTCAGATACATGGCTATCTTAACAAAGACGATGTAACAGAAATTACAGATACTTTAAGCTCATTTAATTTACCGGTTAACATATCGGATACGGACATTCCTTCGGAAGAATTTGTAAGAGTATGCTTTCATGATAAGAAAGTAGATGGAAATCTGATTAAATTTATTCTTTTAAAAGAAAAGGGTGATGCAGTGATTGATACATCAGTAAGCAGAGAGGATATTCTGGATGCTGTGAACTGTTTTAAAAAAATGAAATTATTATCGGAGGCAATATGCGAAAATTAA
- the minC gene encoding septum site-determining protein MinC, whose translation MNNPVIIKGNKYGIIVVLDSDMDYESLREKIAEKFRESAKFFDKAQMALSFEGRKLTNEQQRDVLNIIAEETMLHVVCVIEDDPGQEEKFKKALDEKLLELSNASGQFYKGNLRSGQVLESETSIIVIGDINPGARIVSKGNIIVLGSLKGSVFAGASGNNNSFVVALDMNPVQIRIADTIARSPDKPEKTAAKETKIAFLEDGNIYIEPLSKEVINDINL comes from the coding sequence ATGAACAACCCAGTTATTATAAAAGGCAATAAATATGGTATAATAGTTGTATTAGACAGTGATATGGACTATGAAAGCTTAAGAGAAAAAATAGCAGAGAAATTTCGGGAATCGGCGAAATTTTTTGATAAAGCTCAGATGGCTCTGAGCTTTGAGGGGAGAAAGCTGACCAACGAACAGCAAAGGGATGTACTTAATATCATTGCAGAAGAGACAATGCTTCATGTAGTGTGTGTGATTGAAGATGACCCGGGACAGGAAGAGAAGTTCAAAAAAGCCTTGGATGAAAAGCTTCTGGAATTATCCAATGCCAGCGGGCAGTTCTACAAAGGGAATCTTCGTTCCGGACAAGTTCTAGAGTCAGAAACAAGCATAATCGTAATTGGTGATATCAATCCCGGAGCCAGAATCGTATCGAAAGGTAATATCATTGTACTTGGCTCTTTAAAGGGAAGTGTCTTTGCCGGCGCCTCGGGTAATAACAACTCTTTTGTAGTTGCTCTTGACATGAATCCAGTTCAGATACGAATTGCAGATACCATAGCAAGATCTCCGGATAAACCGGAAAAAACAGCAGCGAAAGAAACCAAAATTGCTTTTTTGGAAGATGGAAATATCTATATAGAGCCTTTGAGTAAAGAGGTTATAAATGATATAAACTTATAA
- a CDS encoding DUF378 domain-containing protein yields MQEGGNQVKTLDYIALTLVIIGAINWGLIGFLGFDLVRVIFGDMTVVSRIIYALVGIAGLYALSYFGRLRSE; encoded by the coding sequence ATGCAAGAAGGAGGTAATCAAGTGAAAACATTAGATTATATCGCATTGACGCTTGTTATCATCGGCGCCATCAACTGGGGTCTTATCGGCTTCTTGGGATTTGACCTTGTAAGAGTAATATTTGGTGACATGACAGTAGTATCCAGAATTATTTACGCTCTGGTAGGTATTGCAGGTTTGTATGCTCTGAGTTATTTCGGAAGACTTCGCAGCGAATAA